The following coding sequences are from one Fusobacteriaceae bacterium window:
- the ispG gene encoding flavodoxin-dependent (E)-4-hydroxy-3-methylbut-2-enyl-diphosphate synthase translates to MTRIVHIREIALGGGRPVVIQSMTNTDTADAAATLTQIRALAAAGCELVRVTVNTPEAAETVKILAAESPLPLVADIHFDHRLALAAIKNGIHKLRINPGNIGADEKVREVARAAKDAGIPIRIGVNGGSLEKHILERHGGVTPEAMVESARYHADLLEKFGFSDIVVSLKSSHITTMIAAYRQMAKVCDYPLHLGVTEAGTMFQGSIKSAIGIGALLADGIGDTIRVSLTEDPVEEIKVAREILKTLGLRQDGPEIVSCPTCGRTEIDLIGLAKAVEKEFAHEKKPVRIAVMGCVVNGPGEAREADYGVAGGKGVGVLFRKGEIVKKVDEKDILPELKKLIAEHNC, encoded by the coding sequence ATGACGCGGATTGTGCATATCCGGGAGATTGCCCTGGGGGGCGGACGCCCCGTGGTAATCCAATCCATGACGAATACCGATACGGCCGACGCGGCGGCGACGTTGACGCAGATCAGAGCCCTGGCCGCAGCCGGTTGTGAACTGGTCCGGGTGACGGTCAATACGCCGGAGGCGGCGGAGACCGTGAAGATCCTCGCGGCGGAAAGTCCCCTGCCCCTTGTGGCGGACATCCATTTCGATCACAGGCTCGCCCTGGCGGCCATCAAAAACGGTATTCACAAATTGCGGATAAACCCCGGCAACATAGGCGCCGACGAAAAAGTCCGGGAAGTGGCCCGGGCGGCCAAAGACGCGGGGATTCCAATCCGGATCGGCGTCAACGGCGGTTCTCTCGAAAAGCACATTCTTGAGCGCCACGGCGGCGTGACGCCGGAAGCCATGGTCGAGAGCGCCCGTTATCACGCGGATCTGCTGGAAAAATTCGGCTTTTCCGATATTGTCGTATCGCTGAAGTCAAGCCATATCACGACGATGATAGCCGCTTACCGGCAAATGGCAAAGGTCTGCGACTACCCGCTGCACCTGGGCGTGACCGAGGCCGGAACCATGTTTCAAGGGAGCATCAAATCGGCCATAGGGATAGGCGCCCTTCTGGCCGACGGGATCGGCGACACGATCCGGGTTTCCCTGACCGAGGATCCCGTGGAGGAAATCAAAGTGGCCCGGGAGATCCTCAAAACGCTGGGCCTGCGACAAGACGGACCGGAAATCGTTTCCTGCCCCACGTGCGGGCGGACGGAGATCGATCTGATCGGCCTCGCCAAGGCCGTTGAAAAAGAATTTGCCCACGAGAAAAAACCTGTGCGGATCGCCGTCATGGGCTGCGTCGTCAACGGACCCGGGGAAGCCCGGGAGGCCGATTACGGCGTTGCGGGCGGCAAGGGGGTCGGCGTGCTCTTCCGGAAGGGGGAGATCGTAAAA
- a CDS encoding peptidoglycan DD-metalloendopeptidase family protein, producing the protein MAEGIHRNSPSVNRIVYGVANFKPGKIATVTFFTLLFFTVISIFVEMHSGSPEIVDLAQFTEYYEKSDVDNGGLELVDDIYYTFERKYNLSNDLKTAETTTAQETGAPEAVAADTAGAESQVTEVALTEEAKKVIPEAIEYEIKKGDTLDSIAKAHNVTREALVANNPVLGKKALKIGDKIHILPENGMMYKIVKGDSLYKIAQKFKIKVDDILAYNDVNAKNLKIGQSIFIKNPDFDAVAKVDADKKKDVRDMKLPKGDKNINIAKTAGKAPVAETPEEKAAAKKSAIIDKAVAGAGVFRYPVTFAGVASPFGNRFHPVLRRYMLHTGVDLVAKYVPLKASRSGKVSYTGYMGGYGKVIVVKHPDGYETRYAHLSAINTKVGAEVRAGQLIGKTGQTGRVTGPHLHFEIRKDGQVRNPMKYLKKI; encoded by the coding sequence ATGGCTGAGGGCATACACAGAAATTCTCCATCAGTTAACCGGATCGTATACGGCGTTGCCAATTTCAAACCTGGCAAAATCGCTACGGTTACTTTTTTTACCCTGTTGTTCTTTACGGTAATCAGTATATTTGTGGAGATGCACTCCGGTTCTCCGGAAATCGTCGATCTGGCACAATTTACAGAGTATTACGAAAAAAGCGACGTGGATAACGGCGGACTGGAACTGGTTGATGACATTTACTACACATTCGAGCGGAAATATAATCTTTCCAACGATCTTAAGACAGCGGAGACCACAACCGCGCAGGAGACAGGCGCTCCCGAGGCTGTGGCGGCCGACACGGCCGGAGCGGAATCCCAGGTGACGGAAGTCGCCCTTACGGAGGAAGCGAAAAAGGTCATCCCCGAGGCGATCGAATATGAGATCAAAAAGGGCGATACGCTGGACAGCATAGCCAAGGCGCACAACGTGACCCGGGAAGCCCTCGTGGCCAACAACCCGGTCCTTGGCAAAAAGGCGCTTAAAATCGGTGACAAGATTCATATTTTGCCGGAAAACGGCATGATGTACAAAATCGTCAAGGGCGATTCCCTGTACAAAATCGCGCAGAAGTTCAAGATCAAAGTGGACGACATCCTGGCCTACAACGACGTCAACGCGAAAAACCTCAAGATCGGGCAGTCCATCTTCATCAAGAATCCTGATTTTGACGCGGTAGCCAAAGTTGACGCCGACAAGAAGAAAGACGTCAGGGACATGAAGCTCCCCAAGGGCGACAAGAACATCAATATCGCCAAAACCGCAGGCAAGGCCCCCGTGGCTGAAACCCCCGAGGAAAAGGCCGCGGCGAAGAAAAGCGCCATTATCGACAAGGCCGTGGCGGGGGCGGGCGTCTTCCGCTATCCCGTAACCTTCGCGGGCGTGGCGAGTCCCTTCGGGAACCGCTTCCATCCGGTATTGCGCAGGTACATGCTCCATACGGGCGTGGATCTCGTGGCCAAATACGTACCGCTGAAGGCCTCCCGGAGCGGCAAAGTCTCCTATACGGGCTATATGGGCGGTTACGGCAAGGTCATTGTCGTTAAGCATCCCGACGGCTATGAAACCCGCTACGCGCATCTGAGCGCCATCAACACCAAAGTCGGCGCGGAGGTCAGAGCAGGGCAGCTGATCGGGAAAACGGGTCAGACCGGACGGGTGACGGGACCTCACCTGCACTTTGAGATCAGAAAAGACGGGCAGGTCAGAAACCCGATGAAGTATTTGAAAAAAATCTGA
- the rho gene encoding transcription termination factor Rho, with amino-acid sequence MSKYDKFLYKELTEIAKGVGLSLKSGVKKPELIQLLEEYTEGKPGEDIAWGTLDVLPEGYGFLRATSVEKDIYVSVTQIRRFKLRTEDIIVGEVREPSENEKNYALKKVVMVNGGSPEEAEARKPFEDLVPSYPTEMYQLETGKKDISGRIIDLIAPIGKGQRALIIAPPKAGKTMLITSMANSLIKNNKDLEVWILLIDERPEEVTDITENVDGAQVFASTFDDNPENHIKVTQSILEKAKRKVENGEDVVILMDSLTRLSRAYNIVMPSSGKLLSGGIDPTALYYPKNFFGTARNIKGGGSLTVVASVLIDTGSKMDDIIYEEFKSTGNCDIQLDRNLAELRVFPAIDIQRSGTRKEELLIGKEELESIWSIRRYLAQFDRATAARKLIDAIQMTESNKELLKYYERGDRKDG; translated from the coding sequence ATGAGCAAATACGACAAGTTCTTATACAAGGAACTGACGGAAATCGCAAAAGGCGTGGGGCTTTCTCTCAAAAGCGGCGTCAAAAAACCGGAACTGATCCAGCTTTTGGAGGAATACACCGAGGGGAAACCCGGCGAGGATATCGCCTGGGGGACGCTGGACGTTCTGCCCGAAGGCTACGGATTTTTGCGGGCCACTTCAGTGGAAAAGGATATCTACGTTTCCGTGACGCAAATCCGGCGCTTCAAGCTCCGGACTGAAGACATCATTGTCGGCGAGGTCCGGGAACCCAGCGAAAACGAAAAAAATTACGCCTTGAAAAAGGTCGTTATGGTCAACGGCGGAAGTCCCGAGGAAGCCGAAGCGCGCAAGCCCTTCGAGGATCTCGTGCCTTCGTATCCCACGGAGATGTATCAGTTGGAGACCGGGAAAAAAGACATTTCCGGTCGCATTATCGACCTGATCGCGCCTATCGGCAAGGGGCAGCGGGCCCTGATCATCGCCCCGCCCAAGGCCGGAAAGACCATGCTGATCACGAGCATGGCCAATTCCCTGATCAAAAACAACAAAGACCTCGAAGTCTGGATCCTCCTCATCGACGAACGTCCCGAGGAAGTGACGGACATAACGGAAAATGTGGACGGCGCCCAGGTATTTGCCTCGACATTTGACGATAACCCGGAAAACCACATCAAAGTGACCCAGAGCATTCTGGAAAAGGCCAAACGGAAAGTCGAAAACGGAGAGGACGTCGTGATCCTCATGGATTCCCTGACGCGGCTCTCCCGGGCCTACAACATCGTGATGCCGTCGAGCGGCAAGCTCCTCTCGGGGGGAATCGACCCCACGGCGCTCTATTATCCGAAGAACTTCTTCGGGACTGCCCGAAACATCAAGGGCGGCGGTTCGCTGACCGTCGTCGCCAGCGTCCTCATCGATACGGGCAGCAAGATGGACGACATCATTTACGAGGAATTCAAATCCACCGGCAATTGTGACATTCAGCTGGACAGGAATTTAGCGGAGCTGCGGGTATTTCCCGCCATTGACATCCAGCGGTCGGGGACCCGGAAAGAGGAACTCCTGATCGGTAAGGAGGAATTGGAGAGCATTTGGAGTATCAGGCGCTACCTGGCGCAATTTGACAGGGCAACAGCAGCGAGGAAGCTGATTGATGCGATACAGATGACAGAGAGCAACAAAGAGCTGTTAAAATATTACGAGAGAGGGGATCGAAAAGATGGCTGA
- the miaB gene encoding tRNA (N6-isopentenyl adenosine(37)-C2)-methylthiotransferase MiaB, with the protein MKYAAILTYGCQMNVNESAKIKKILETMGYGMTDRIQKADLVLLNTCTVREGAATQIFGKIGELSAIKKQRGTIIGVTGCFAQEQGRALIERFPYVDLVLGNQNIGLIPQMLRELAADGKNPLVATGDANKLPEELPADFGEDKSASVVISYGCDNFCTYCIVPYVRGRERSVPREHILREVRACLEKGHREILLLGQNVNSWGGDLGESDGFAGLLSDICAIPGEFRIRFVSPHPRDFTKALIEVMGANEKIARSVHLPMQSGATEILKRMNRGYTKEDYLALAARIRERIPDMALTTDIIVGFPGESEADFRHTLDVVETVRFDNAFTFLYSPRTGTVAAELPGQIPEAVKKDRLNRLMAVQDRISREINETYYDKVLRVLVEGPSKKNPRILSGRSSTNKIVLFEGDGALKGNFADVRVHTCRTWTLYGNLINFSTLLNNTASNSNMDVLKNCKENK; encoded by the coding sequence ATGAAGTATGCGGCAATTTTGACATACGGCTGCCAGATGAACGTGAACGAAAGCGCGAAAATCAAAAAAATTCTCGAAACCATGGGATACGGGATGACGGACCGTATCCAAAAGGCGGACCTTGTGCTCCTCAACACCTGCACGGTGCGGGAAGGGGCCGCCACACAAATTTTCGGGAAAATCGGCGAATTGAGCGCCATAAAAAAACAAAGGGGTACGATTATTGGCGTAACAGGCTGTTTTGCCCAGGAGCAGGGACGGGCGCTTATCGAGCGCTTCCCCTATGTGGACCTTGTTCTGGGAAATCAGAATATCGGCTTGATTCCACAAATGTTGCGGGAACTGGCGGCCGACGGGAAAAATCCCCTTGTGGCCACAGGCGACGCGAACAAATTGCCGGAGGAGCTTCCGGCGGATTTCGGCGAAGACAAAAGCGCATCGGTAGTCATCAGCTACGGTTGCGACAATTTCTGCACTTATTGCATTGTGCCCTATGTGCGGGGCCGGGAGCGTTCCGTCCCCAGGGAGCATATCCTGCGGGAAGTCCGGGCCTGTCTCGAAAAAGGACATCGGGAGATCCTGCTCCTGGGTCAGAACGTCAATTCCTGGGGCGGGGATTTGGGCGAAAGCGACGGGTTCGCGGGCCTGCTGAGCGATATCTGCGCGATTCCCGGCGAATTCCGGATCCGCTTTGTATCCCCCCATCCGCGGGATTTTACAAAGGCGCTCATCGAGGTCATGGGCGCAAATGAAAAAATCGCCCGTTCCGTCCATCTGCCCATGCAGTCGGGAGCAACGGAAATCCTCAAACGCATGAACCGCGGCTATACCAAAGAAGATTATCTGGCCCTGGCGGCCCGGATCCGGGAGCGGATCCCCGACATGGCCCTGACGACCGATATCATTGTGGGCTTTCCCGGCGAAAGCGAGGCGGACTTCCGCCATACGCTGGACGTCGTGGAAACCGTGCGCTTCGACAACGCCTTTACCTTTCTGTATTCGCCCCGGACGGGGACCGTCGCGGCGGAATTGCCCGGGCAAATCCCGGAAGCGGTCAAAAAAGACAGGCTGAACCGGCTCATGGCCGTCCAGGACAGGATTTCCCGGGAAATCAACGAGACCTATTACGACAAGGTCCTCCGGGTCCTCGTGGAGGGACCGAGCAAAAAGAACCCGCGAATCCTGAGCGGACGCTCCTCCACAAACAAAATCGTCCTCTTTGAGGGCGACGGCGCCCTCAAGGGAAACTTTGCCGACGTCCGCGTGCACACCTGCCGCACATGGACGCTATATGGAAATTTGATCAATTTTTCAACTTTATTGAACAATACTGCGTCTAATTCAAATATGGATGTCCTCAAAAACTGTAAAGAGAACAAATGA
- a CDS encoding U32 family peptidase encodes MKTVELLAPAGNLEKLKTALHYGADAVYLGGRLCHLRAGSGNFSDEELSGAIAWAHARGKKVYITLNTIPHNGELDQLPAYVRFLESVGADGVIVADLGVFAVVREESGLPISVSTQASNTNWRSVRAWRDMGASRVVLAREMTLDEIKEIRDRVPDMELEVFVHGAMCMAVSGRCVLSNHLTGRDANRGDCAQSCRWRYAVVEEKRPGQYMPVIEDERGSYIFSAKDLCAVEFLDRILDAGVDSLKIEGRMKGIYYVGNCVKVYREAIDRWKAGKFAPDPRWLEELAATSNRLFSPGFYFGRPGKEGQNDEETQSYFQTKLFVAKVEKKLPDGRYLLAIRNRVVSGQELEVVSPRGENRTFTLPAMTLVAADGDTVTEAANPNSFVKIACEVVLEEWDMLRRKLK; translated from the coding sequence ATGAAAACCGTGGAACTGCTGGCGCCGGCCGGAAATCTGGAAAAATTGAAGACCGCCCTTCACTACGGCGCCGACGCCGTCTATCTCGGGGGGAGGCTCTGCCATCTCCGGGCGGGCAGCGGCAATTTTTCCGACGAAGAACTCAGCGGGGCCATCGCCTGGGCCCACGCCCGGGGAAAGAAAGTCTATATCACCTTGAATACGATACCGCACAACGGGGAGTTGGATCAGCTCCCCGCTTATGTTCGTTTTTTGGAAAGCGTCGGCGCCGACGGCGTGATCGTGGCGGACCTCGGAGTTTTCGCCGTCGTCCGGGAGGAAAGCGGGCTCCCGATCAGCGTCAGCACCCAGGCCAGCAACACAAACTGGCGTTCCGTCAGGGCCTGGCGGGACATGGGCGCGTCCCGGGTCGTTCTGGCCCGGGAAATGACCCTCGACGAGATTAAAGAAATCCGGGACCGAGTCCCCGACATGGAGCTGGAAGTCTTCGTTCACGGGGCCATGTGCATGGCCGTATCGGGCCGCTGCGTCCTCTCCAATCATCTGACGGGAAGGGACGCCAACCGGGGCGACTGCGCCCAATCCTGCCGCTGGCGCTACGCCGTCGTCGAGGAAAAGCGTCCGGGTCAGTATATGCCCGTCATCGAAGATGAGCGCGGCAGTTATATCTTCAGCGCCAAGGACCTGTGCGCCGTGGAGTTTCTGGACCGAATTTTGGACGCGGGCGTCGACTCCCTGAAAATCGAGGGCCGCATGAAGGGGATTTATTACGTGGGCAATTGTGTCAAAGTCTACCGGGAGGCCATAGACCGCTGGAAAGCCGGAAAATTCGCGCCGGATCCCCGCTGGCTCGAAGAACTGGCCGCCACGTCCAACAGGCTGTTCAGCCCGGGCTTTTATTTCGGCCGACCAGGCAAGGAAGGGCAGAACGACGAGGAGACCCAGTCGTATTTTCAGACGAAGCTCTTTGTGGCGAAAGTCGAAAAAAAACTGCCTGACGGCCGTTATTTGCTGGCGATCCGAAACCGCGTCGTGAGCGGACAGGAACTGGAGGTCGTAAGCCCCCGGGGCGAAAACCGGACGTTTACGCTTCCCGCCATGACTCTCGTCGCGGCGGATGGCGATACGGTCACCGAAGCGGCCAACCCCAATTCCTTCGTCAAGATCGCGTGTGAAGTCGTTCTGGAAGAATGGGACATGTTACGCAGAAAACTGAAATAG
- the dnaB gene encoding replicative DNA helicase: MENDNLKKLPSSVEVERALLCALFLAPQRIDDVMEIVETEDFTTRAHKSIYDAMLQLFEKNEKIDVALVAEMLRKSGNFKDSAGEEILSEILDSVPTAANILSYAQTVQDKARLRRLGEIGTKIVEDAINENDDVQNIIDRAERNIFKITESKRAKNIIPLAEALQGEIDRIDKVFKTKGLTGVSSGYAGLDQLTGGFQNSDLIIIAARPSMGKTAFALNIALNAAKSEEKHSVLVFSLEMSESQLTQRLLAVDAKIELEKIKNGFLSESDFGALGVSLGRLAKTNVYIADMPVINELEIRTIARRMKSTGKLDLIVIDYLQLIHGRSGGRGDFNRQQEISEISRALKGVARELDIPIIALSQLSRAVEARNPKIPLLSDLRESGSIEQDADIVMFLYRDDYYNEDSEEKGLVDVIIAKHRNGPTDKVKLRFFREFTRFDNYTPHME, translated from the coding sequence ATGGAAAACGATAACCTGAAAAAACTGCCTTCGAGCGTGGAAGTGGAGCGGGCTTTACTTTGCGCGCTTTTTCTCGCGCCCCAGCGCATCGACGACGTCATGGAAATCGTGGAAACCGAGGATTTTACGACCCGGGCCCACAAGAGCATCTACGACGCCATGTTGCAACTGTTTGAGAAAAACGAGAAGATCGACGTGGCCCTTGTGGCCGAAATGCTTCGAAAAAGCGGAAATTTCAAAGACAGCGCCGGAGAGGAAATCCTGTCGGAAATCCTCGACAGCGTCCCCACGGCGGCCAATATTCTCTCTTACGCCCAGACCGTTCAAGACAAGGCGCGGCTTCGCCGCTTGGGAGAAATCGGCACGAAGATCGTCGAAGACGCCATCAACGAAAACGACGACGTACAAAATATCATTGACCGGGCCGAACGCAACATCTTCAAAATCACCGAAAGCAAGCGGGCCAAAAATATCATTCCTCTGGCCGAGGCCCTGCAGGGGGAGATCGACCGCATCGACAAAGTCTTCAAGACAAAGGGCCTGACCGGCGTATCTTCAGGCTACGCGGGGCTGGATCAACTGACCGGCGGCTTTCAAAATTCCGACCTCATCATTATCGCGGCCCGACCTTCCATGGGAAAGACGGCCTTTGCCCTCAATATCGCCCTGAACGCGGCCAAATCGGAGGAAAAGCATTCGGTCCTCGTGTTCAGCCTCGAAATGTCCGAGTCCCAGCTGACCCAGCGTCTTTTGGCCGTGGACGCGAAAATCGAACTCGAAAAGATCAAAAACGGCTTCCTCTCGGAAAGTGATTTCGGCGCGCTGGGCGTCTCCCTCGGACGGCTGGCCAAGACAAACGTCTATATCGCCGACATGCCCGTAATCAACGAACTGGAGATCCGCACGATCGCCCGCCGCATGAAATCCACGGGCAAGCTCGACCTCATCGTGATCGACTACTTGCAGCTGATCCACGGCAGGAGCGGCGGCCGCGGCGATTTCAACCGGCAGCAGGAGATTTCCGAAATCTCCCGGGCGCTGAAGGGCGTGGCCCGTGAGCTCGATATTCCGATAATAGCCCTTTCCCAACTCTCCCGGGCCGTGGAAGCGCGAAACCCGAAAATCCCCTTGTTGTCGGATTTACGGGAATCCGGTTCCATTGAGCAGGACGCCGACATCGTCATGTTCCTCTACCGGGACGACTATTACAACGAGGACAGCGAGGAAAAGGGCCTCGTGGACGTGATCATCGCCAAGCACAGAAACGGCCCCACCGACAAGGTAAAACTGCGCTTCTTCCGTGAATTTACCCGCTTTGACAATTATACCCCCCACATGGAATAA
- the rplI gene encoding 50S ribosomal protein L9 gives MAKLKVILLEDVAGQGRKGDIVLVSDGYAHNFLIKNKKGILATADELKKIENLKKKEDQKNEAEKEKARQLKTLLESKAVRLAVKTGENGKLFGSVTGKEIAQAIEETFGVLVDKKKIGDSAVKSLGEHTVAVKLFTDVKAEVKLLVEESL, from the coding sequence ATGGCAAAACTCAAGGTAATTTTGCTGGAAGACGTGGCCGGTCAGGGTAGAAAGGGCGATATTGTCCTTGTTTCCGACGGTTACGCCCACAATTTTCTGATCAAGAATAAAAAGGGGATTCTCGCCACGGCCGACGAGCTCAAAAAGATCGAAAATCTGAAGAAAAAAGAAGACCAAAAAAACGAGGCCGAAAAGGAAAAAGCCCGGCAGCTGAAGACGCTGCTTGAGTCCAAGGCCGTGCGACTCGCCGTAAAAACCGGCGAAAACGGAAAGCTTTTCGGTTCCGTGACCGGAAAGGAAATCGCCCAGGCCATTGAGGAGACCTTCGGCGTTCTTGTGGACAAGAAAAAAATCGGCGACAGCGCCGTCAAATCCCTCGGCGAGCATACGGTGGCCGTAAAGCTCTTTACGGACGTCAAGGCGGAAGTCAAGCTGCTCGTGGAAGAATCCCTCTGA
- the dnaX gene encoding DNA polymerase III subunit gamma/tau gives MQHITLYRKYRPKDFEEIAGQKEIVRTLKASLRSGKISHAYLFTGPRGLGKTTIARLIAKGVNCLAHEGFTDEPCNTCDNCVAINEGNFIDLVEIDAASNRGIDEIRQIKEKINYQPSSGRKKIYIIDEAHMLTKEAFNALLKTLEEPPDHVIFILATTEPDKVLPTIISRCQRYDFKTVVFAEMRQRLEYIAKEEAIDLDEDVYAMIYESAGGGMRDAISILERLMITCYGEKITVERCEQTLGVTPAKKMKDFLDIVLGGNLRDATLKLDEYWLESLEVELFFKDFAKYCKNLMSKNELPAEDGLHIIGAVYDGLNKFKYEEDKRLVGYVIADRIMNSVKEVEIREKIIERVEEKVVAAGGGQGGVDPDISLSLEEIRTKWNDILNAAKKEKPTYRAILRSARPYRVDRNVLYISFSKDDAYSKGLMEQRSYGEPFLQIVRNRIHPGILLHYVVAEPEAAGKKKPEKNMGDQLADFFENGDILIE, from the coding sequence ATGCAGCATATTACGTTATACCGGAAATACAGACCCAAAGATTTTGAGGAGATCGCGGGGCAGAAAGAAATCGTACGCACCTTGAAGGCCTCGCTCAGAAGCGGCAAAATTTCTCACGCATATCTCTTTACGGGTCCCCGCGGCCTCGGTAAGACCACGATTGCCCGGCTCATCGCCAAGGGCGTCAACTGTCTCGCCCATGAGGGCTTTACCGACGAACCCTGTAATACCTGCGACAACTGCGTCGCCATAAACGAGGGGAATTTCATCGACCTCGTGGAAATCGACGCCGCCTCCAACCGGGGGATCGACGAGATCCGGCAGATCAAGGAAAAAATCAACTACCAGCCCTCCAGCGGCCGGAAGAAGATCTATATCATCGACGAGGCCCATATGCTGACGAAGGAGGCCTTCAACGCGCTCCTGAAGACGCTGGAGGAACCCCCCGATCACGTGATTTTCATTTTGGCGACGACGGAGCCCGACAAGGTCCTCCCGACCATCATTTCCCGCTGCCAGCGCTACGACTTCAAGACCGTGGTCTTTGCGGAAATGCGCCAACGCCTCGAATATATCGCGAAGGAAGAAGCCATCGACCTCGACGAGGACGTCTACGCCATGATCTACGAGAGCGCGGGCGGAGGCATGCGGGACGCCATTTCCATCCTCGAGCGCCTGATGATCACCTGCTACGGCGAAAAGATCACCGTGGAGCGCTGCGAGCAGACCCTCGGGGTCACGCCCGCAAAGAAAATGAAAGATTTTCTCGACATCGTCCTCGGGGGAAACCTCCGGGACGCCACGCTGAAACTTGATGAATACTGGCTCGAATCCCTTGAGGTTGAGCTCTTTTTCAAGGATTTCGCCAAATACTGCAAGAATCTCATGAGCAAAAACGAGCTCCCCGCCGAAGACGGACTGCACATTATCGGCGCCGTTTATGACGGGCTGAACAAATTCAAATACGAGGAAGACAAAAGACTCGTGGGCTATGTGATCGCGGACCGGATCATGAACAGCGTCAAAGAAGTGGAGATCCGGGAAAAGATCATCGAGCGGGTCGAAGAGAAAGTCGTCGCCGCGGGCGGCGGACAGGGCGGCGTCGATCCCGACATTTCCCTTTCCCTCGAGGAAATCCGTACGAAATGGAACGATATTTTAAATGCGGCCAAAAAGGAAAAGCCCACGTACCGCGCGATCCTGCGCTCGGCGCGGCCCTATCGGGTCGACCGGAATGTGCTCTACATAAGCTTTTCAAAGGATGACGCCTATTCCAAGGGCCTCATGGAGCAAAGGAGCTATGGAGAACCCTTTTTACAGATCGTCCGGAACCGGATCCATCCGGGAATTCTGCTACACTATGTGGTGGCGGAACCCGAGGCGGCCGGGAAGAAAAAGCCGGAAAAAAACATGGGCGACCAACTGGCGGACTTTTTCGAGAATGGGGATATCCTCATCGAGTGA
- a CDS encoding 4Fe-4S binding protein encodes MRERFQAVFFLLSNFYLKGFLRGTIYQGRLKSLCLPGLNCWSCPGALGSCPMGALQGLLAAGRFPFYALGFLFVFGAALGRFVCGWLCPFGFFQDLLWKIPFFRKIGTFPGDRPLRRLKYGILVVFVILLPLLALDVFGLGLPWFCKWICPGGTLFAGLPLAVANGGIRNLLGFLFFFKLGILLFLIALGIMIYRPFCKYLCPLGALYAGFNGLSLYRYGIARDKCTGCGHCAGTCPMNVDVLKNINGPECIRCGRCRKSCPASAIGAGFGKEKNRLSLFPKI; translated from the coding sequence ATGCGCGAGCGATTTCAGGCCGTCTTTTTTCTGCTCAGCAATTTTTATCTCAAGGGCTTTCTCCGGGGAACGATTTATCAGGGGCGGCTGAAATCCCTCTGTCTGCCGGGACTCAATTGCTGGTCCTGCCCGGGAGCGCTGGGTTCCTGCCCCATGGGAGCGTTGCAGGGGCTTCTGGCCGCGGGGCGCTTTCCCTTTTACGCCCTGGGGTTTTTGTTTGTCTTCGGGGCCGCCCTGGGCCGTTTTGTCTGCGGCTGGCTCTGTCCCTTCGGCTTTTTTCAGGATCTGCTGTGGAAAATTCCCTTCTTTCGGAAGATCGGAACCTTTCCCGGGGATCGCCCCCTCCGGCGCTTGAAATATGGAATTTTAGTGGTTTTTGTGATCTTACTGCCCCTTTTGGCGCTGGATGTCTTCGGCCTCGGCCTGCCTTGGTTTTGCAAGTGGATCTGCCCCGGCGGGACGCTCTTCGCGGGGCTTCCTCTGGCAGTCGCCAACGGCGGGATCCGGAATCTGCTGGGCTTTCTCTTTTTCTTCAAATTGGGGATCCTGCTTTTTTTGATTGCGCTGGGAATTATGATTTACCGCCCATTTTGCAAGTATCTCTGCCCCCTGGGGGCCCTTTACGCCGGCTTCAACGGCCTGTCGCTGTACCGCTACGGGATCGCCCGGGACAAATGCACGGGCTGCGGGCATTGCGCGGGGACCTGCCCCATGAATGTGGACGTTCTCAAAAACATCAACGGCCCCGAGTGCATCCGCTGCGGCCGCTGCCGGAAATCCTGCCCGGCGTCCGCCATCGGCGCCGGTTTCGGGAAAGAAAAGAATCGGCTTTCACTTTTTCCAAAAATATGA